One Synechococcus sp. JA-2-3B'a(2-13) genomic window carries:
- a CDS encoding pentapeptide repeat-containing protein, whose translation MSAPPSQPSEPVRIETTRDLLEALREGRSLVGANLENAYLSRGLFDRIQMPKSNLTRANLRSISLQQADLRLCNFRRAELERANFTASDLRGSSFSQALGDYSNFTAAKLDKSSFQGGRFSHSIFREASLVAANLAEGNFFAADFRQANLSRCNLSQAALVSCQLQFANLEQAILVGANLRDAQIEDTLFSGADFTDAKLSDETRKLLIERASGTNELTQRDTLNTLLAGLQPKSRKLFGLL comes from the coding sequence GTGAGTGCTCCCCCTTCTCAACCCTCAGAGCCGGTTCGCATTGAAACCACGCGGGACTTGCTGGAAGCCTTGCGTGAGGGGCGCTCCCTGGTGGGTGCCAACCTGGAGAATGCCTACCTCTCGCGGGGCTTGTTCGACCGCATTCAGATGCCCAAATCCAATTTGACGCGGGCTAACCTGCGCTCGATCAGCCTGCAGCAAGCCGACCTACGTCTGTGCAACTTTCGCCGCGCTGAGCTAGAGCGGGCCAATTTTACCGCCTCAGATCTACGGGGATCCAGCTTTAGCCAGGCTCTGGGGGACTACAGCAACTTTACCGCCGCCAAACTGGACAAAAGCAGCTTTCAGGGGGGCCGTTTCAGCCATTCCATCTTTCGCGAAGCCAGCTTGGTGGCTGCTAATCTGGCGGAGGGGAACTTTTTTGCCGCCGACTTCCGCCAGGCCAACCTATCTCGCTGCAACCTCTCCCAGGCTGCCTTGGTGAGTTGCCAGCTTCAGTTTGCCAACCTAGAACAAGCCATTTTGGTGGGGGCCAACCTACGGGACGCTCAGATTGAAGATACGCTCTTCAGTGGAGCCGATTTTACCGATGCCAAGCTCTCCGATGAGACGCGCAAGCTCTTAATCGAGCGGGCCAGCGGCACCAACGAGCTTACCCAACGGGATACCCTCAACACCTTGCTGGCGGGATTGCAACCCAAGTCGCGTAAGCTTTTTGGCTTGCTGTGA
- the rpmB gene encoding 50S ribosomal protein L28, whose translation MARRCQLTNKKRNNAFAISHSHRRTKRLQEVNLQWKRIWWEEGKRFVRLRLSTKALKTLKAKGIGAMAREAGIDLNQF comes from the coding sequence ATGGCGCGTCGCTGCCAACTAACCAACAAGAAACGCAACAACGCTTTTGCCATCTCCCACTCCCACCGGCGCACCAAGCGCCTGCAGGAAGTCAATTTGCAGTGGAAGCGCATCTGGTGGGAAGAGGGTAAGCGGTTTGTTCGTCTGCGCCTTTCCACCAAAGCCTTGAAGACTCTCAAGGCCAAGGGTATAGGAGCCATGGCCCGGGAAGCCGGGATCGACCTCAACCAGTTTTGA
- a CDS encoding dockerin type I domain-containing protein, with product MFRVSCLAHSLLLLGSLGLGWIGVSFAQAQPFQAGDLDGDGRLTVQDLNLLGAYLRGERGLTDDQIRAADVDQDGRITEADWQVLQQRIQAATDVPTGQVQLDSAYSGQVVDRLTGQPLAGAEVAIPGAGISVRTDAQGRFRLPGPLPAEEILVARLENYLPYSQSTGSGQASGDRPWQLQLERWDPNTTLVLEANVIRLGDNQYSPESAAAGQFLGPAQGVEMTRSFTLQRLPSRPPVLRIGSLIGLDTAAAYRAGQSRIPSANMSPMQVILNGVEIEQIHLGGDNLQIPLPLQPLRLGLNTVTLRTGKTLIEPSMVTRGPQVLVGIPLFGGSLHISVPVGGDTVVRHGGAWVDHDDVQLANLTYSPP from the coding sequence ATGTTTAGGGTCTCCTGTTTGGCTCATTCTCTTTTGCTACTGGGATCCCTTGGCCTGGGTTGGATAGGCGTGTCTTTTGCCCAAGCGCAGCCCTTTCAAGCGGGCGATTTGGACGGGGATGGCCGTTTGACGGTGCAGGATCTCAACCTGTTGGGGGCCTACTTGCGGGGAGAACGGGGATTGACCGACGACCAGATCCGAGCTGCCGATGTCGACCAGGATGGACGGATCACAGAAGCCGACTGGCAAGTGTTGCAGCAGCGCATTCAGGCAGCAACGGATGTGCCCACAGGACAGGTGCAGTTGGATTCCGCCTATTCGGGACAGGTGGTGGATCGGCTGACAGGGCAGCCTTTGGCCGGGGCGGAGGTGGCCATTCCAGGGGCGGGTATTTCGGTGCGCACCGATGCCCAGGGTCGGTTTCGCCTGCCAGGGCCACTGCCGGCAGAGGAAATTTTGGTGGCGCGGCTGGAGAATTATTTGCCCTATTCCCAAAGTACAGGCAGCGGTCAAGCCAGCGGGGATCGGCCTTGGCAACTGCAGTTGGAGCGCTGGGATCCCAACACGACTTTGGTACTGGAGGCGAATGTCATCCGCCTGGGGGATAACCAGTACTCACCGGAATCGGCTGCCGCCGGGCAATTTTTGGGCCCTGCCCAAGGGGTGGAGATGACCCGCTCTTTCACTTTGCAACGCCTGCCTTCGCGCCCACCGGTTTTGCGGATTGGATCCCTGATTGGGTTGGATACTGCCGCCGCCTATCGGGCCGGCCAATCCCGGATCCCCAGCGCCAACATGTCTCCCATGCAAGTCATCTTGAACGGGGTGGAAATCGAACAGATTCACCTGGGGGGAGATAACCTACAGATTCCCCTGCCTCTGCAACCTCTGCGCCTGGGCCTGAACACTGTTACCTTGCGCACCGGTAAAACCCTGATTGAGCCCAGCATGGTCACCCGCGGCCCCCAAGTGCTTGTTGGTATTCCCCTCTTTGGCGGATCCCTGCACATCTCGGTGCCGGTGGGAGGTGATACGGTCGTCCGGCACGGCGGAGCCTGGGTGGATCATGACGATGTGCAGTTGGCCAATTTGACATACTCCCCACCCTAA
- a CDS encoding RNA-guided endonuclease InsQ/TnpB family protein: protein MRVLEAKLLYGTPEQYRALDEAIRTAQFVRNKCLRHWMDNRGIGKKELYTLCKHLAQEFEFAQKLNSQARQASAERAWAAISTFYRRCRAGEKKSYPQFKKNCRSVEYKQSGWKLSADGMAITFTDGNQAGTFALYCNSEARQLILHSKINRVRVVRRADGYYAQFCLDMERQEQGEYAGKMIGIDLGLQHFYTDQDGNTVDCPKYLRKAERRLRLHQRRLSRKLRRGSKEQSRNYLKQKQRLGKVHLKVQRQRRDWAMKLARCVVASHDVVAYEDLSVKNLMRNHHLAKSIQDAAWSLFTRWLDYYGKVYGKVVIAVPPEYTTQECSGCGHLVKKTLSTRTHQCPKCGLVLCRDQNAALNILRRALKMLGMEWNGTQGHWGTASKEGTPGETSTSAMEGQPNMVSAVVEPGTRILAL from the coding sequence ATGCGTGTCCTGGAAGCCAAGCTCCTATACGGCACACCTGAGCAGTACCGAGCTTTGGATGAAGCCATTCGTACTGCCCAGTTTGTGCGCAACAAGTGCCTGCGCCACTGGATGGATAACCGGGGCATAGGCAAAAAGGAGCTGTACACCCTCTGCAAGCATCTGGCCCAGGAGTTCGAGTTTGCCCAAAAGCTCAACTCCCAAGCCAGGCAAGCCAGTGCAGAACGAGCCTGGGCAGCCATCTCCACCTTCTACCGTCGGTGCCGTGCCGGTGAGAAGAAGAGCTACCCGCAGTTTAAGAAGAACTGCCGCTCTGTGGAGTACAAGCAATCCGGCTGGAAGCTGTCGGCAGATGGCATGGCCATCACTTTCACCGACGGCAACCAAGCCGGCACTTTTGCCCTGTACTGCAACAGCGAGGCCAGACAGCTCATTCTCCACTCCAAAATCAACCGGGTGCGAGTAGTCCGCAGAGCGGATGGGTACTACGCCCAGTTCTGCCTGGACATGGAGCGCCAGGAGCAGGGCGAGTATGCGGGGAAGATGATTGGTATTGACCTGGGGCTGCAGCACTTCTACACCGACCAGGACGGCAACACGGTGGACTGCCCCAAGTATCTGCGCAAAGCAGAGAGGCGGTTGAGGCTGCACCAAAGAAGACTGAGTCGTAAGTTGAGGAGGGGATCCAAGGAACAGTCGAGGAACTACCTTAAACAGAAACAGAGACTTGGCAAGGTACACCTCAAAGTTCAACGCCAGCGTAGAGACTGGGCTATGAAGTTGGCCCGGTGCGTGGTGGCGTCTCACGACGTCGTGGCGTACGAGGACTTGTCGGTGAAGAACCTGATGAGGAACCACCACCTGGCCAAGTCGATTCAGGATGCGGCCTGGTCTTTGTTCACCCGGTGGCTGGACTACTACGGGAAGGTGTACGGCAAGGTAGTGATTGCTGTGCCGCCGGAGTACACCACCCAGGAGTGTTCGGGGTGTGGTCACCTGGTGAAGAAGACGCTCTCTACTCGTACCCATCAGTGCCCTAAGTGTGGGTTGGTGCTGTGTCGAGACCAGAATGCGGCACTCAACATCCTGCGGCGGGCATTGAAGATGTTGGGCATGGAATGGAACGGTACCCAAGGGCATTGGGGAACCGCCTCGAAAGAGGGAACGCCTGGGGAGACAAGCACCTCTGCCATGGAGGGGCAGCCTAACATGGTAAGTGCTGTCGTGGAACCAGGAACCAGAATCCTCGCTCTTTAG
- a CDS encoding NYN domain-containing protein: MSMNRASAFPLTWLWTGSLALGVTALVTRQVIWGLLPLAAAYPAIRRREEQLGQVLEQTWTQQQQTATQLETLQARFEVLDARLTAEPSLLQQTLASPAEAIQELEQKVKVLEPIWVQQQQTAAQLETLQGRIDALEARPTSHLSVRQQLAPITQAIQQIQQRLKAVELRLNALPVSQPQVTLEQLELVQAQLQHLQQLVASQPNPAFPRKALGVFIDAANLHASAQQWGSHLDYPSLLSWLAQGRSEMEVHVYSGVDRHNLAQRRFLRELRKQGYRVVTKPVVIHADGSRKANLDGELIVDLMALHSHYETVLLLSGDGDFVPALKHIRRQGCRLEVAAYRPNTNPALIRIADQFVDLCAWQGTGTLVPLPAKQTPATG; the protein is encoded by the coding sequence ATGAGTATGAATAGGGCTTCTGCCTTCCCCTTAACCTGGCTGTGGACGGGATCCCTGGCCCTGGGGGTGACGGCCCTGGTGACCCGCCAAGTGATCTGGGGGCTCTTACCTTTGGCAGCAGCCTACCCTGCCATCCGCCGCCGCGAAGAACAGCTTGGCCAAGTTCTGGAACAGACCTGGACACAGCAGCAACAGACAGCAACCCAACTGGAGACCCTGCAAGCGCGTTTCGAGGTGCTGGACGCTCGGCTCACTGCTGAACCGTCCCTTCTGCAGCAGACCTTGGCTTCCCCGGCTGAAGCCATTCAAGAGCTCGAGCAGAAAGTAAAGGTTTTGGAGCCCATCTGGGTACAGCAGCAGCAGACGGCGGCCCAACTGGAAACATTACAAGGGCGGATCGACGCCCTCGAAGCTCGGCCCACGTCTCATCTGTCCGTGCGGCAACAGCTGGCCCCCATCACCCAGGCCATCCAGCAAATCCAGCAGCGGTTAAAAGCCGTGGAGCTGCGGTTGAATGCTCTGCCGGTATCCCAGCCCCAAGTGACTTTGGAGCAACTGGAGTTGGTGCAGGCGCAACTCCAACACCTGCAGCAGCTGGTGGCATCCCAGCCGAACCCTGCTTTTCCCCGCAAAGCCCTGGGGGTGTTCATCGACGCGGCCAATCTCCACGCCAGCGCCCAGCAGTGGGGATCCCATCTCGACTATCCCAGTCTGCTCAGCTGGCTGGCCCAGGGCAGATCCGAGATGGAAGTGCATGTCTACAGCGGGGTAGATCGCCACAACCTAGCTCAGCGTCGTTTCCTGCGGGAGTTGAGAAAACAGGGCTATCGGGTGGTCACCAAGCCGGTGGTGATCCACGCCGACGGCAGCCGCAAAGCCAATCTGGATGGGGAGCTGATCGTGGACTTGATGGCGCTGCACTCCCACTACGAGACGGTGCTGCTGCTGAGTGGGGATGGAGATTTTGTGCCGGCCCTCAAGCATATCCGCCGCCAAGGCTGCCGGCTGGAGGTAGCCGCCTACAGGCCGAACACGAACCCGGCGTTAATTCGGATAGCCGACCAGTTCGTGGATTTGTGCGCTTGGCAGGGAACAGGAACGCTGGTGCCGCTGCCTGCAAAACAGACTCCGGCCACCGGCTGA
- a CDS encoding HD domain-containing protein → MSTQLTQRFVQAMHYAHRWHASQTRKGTGIPYLSHLLAVAAIALEHGADEDEAIAALLHDSLEDGPHNTGEPRAQIEQQIREHFGERVLQIILGCTDTESDGSRGEPKENWKERKTAYLKHLETANASVLLVAASDKLHNARCILRDFRQLGDELWQRFSAGKEGSLWYYRSLAEILRRRLPGNLSAELQELVAELQCQAGAVMP, encoded by the coding sequence ATGTCAACGCAACTCACACAGCGGTTTGTGCAGGCAATGCACTATGCCCATCGCTGGCATGCTTCTCAGACCCGCAAGGGAACCGGGATCCCTTACCTCAGCCATCTGTTGGCCGTAGCAGCCATCGCCCTGGAGCATGGGGCGGATGAAGATGAAGCGATTGCCGCTCTGCTCCACGACAGCCTAGAGGACGGCCCCCACAACACAGGCGAGCCCCGGGCCCAGATTGAGCAACAGATCCGGGAGCACTTTGGAGAACGGGTGCTGCAGATCATCCTGGGATGTACGGATACCGAAAGCGATGGCTCCCGAGGCGAGCCCAAAGAAAACTGGAAAGAGCGCAAAACCGCCTACCTGAAGCACCTGGAAACGGCAAATGCCTCGGTTTTGTTGGTGGCCGCCTCTGACAAGCTGCACAACGCCCGCTGCATCTTGCGGGATTTTCGCCAACTGGGGGATGAACTCTGGCAGCGGTTTTCCGCCGGAAAAGAGGGATCCCTGTGGTATTATCGATCGTTGGCAGAGATTCTGAGGCGACGGCTGCCCGGCAATCTATCGGCGGAGCTTCAAGAGCTGGTGGCTGAGTTGCAATGCCAAGCTGGAGCGGTAATGCCTTGA
- a CDS encoding peroxiredoxin, which yields MVLAVGTPAPGFNTTDTQGNQVSLADFAGKTVVLYFYPKDDTPGCTKEACGFRDAYADYQSKDVVVLGVSMDDQASHQKFTEKYNLPFPLLVDSSGVITRAYDVDGGGYAKRVTYVIDGEGKIAKVYQNINTETHARDILADLGL from the coding sequence ATGGTTCTCGCTGTTGGCACCCCTGCTCCTGGGTTCAACACCACTGACACCCAAGGCAACCAGGTTTCGCTGGCTGATTTTGCCGGCAAAACCGTTGTCCTCTATTTTTACCCCAAAGACGACACCCCCGGCTGTACCAAAGAAGCCTGTGGATTCCGCGACGCCTACGCCGACTACCAAAGCAAGGACGTGGTGGTGCTGGGGGTGAGCATGGACGACCAAGCTTCTCACCAAAAGTTCACCGAAAAGTACAACTTGCCTTTCCCCCTACTGGTGGATAGCAGTGGGGTGATTACCCGCGCCTACGATGTGGATGGGGGCGGCTATGCCAAGCGGGTGACCTACGTCATTGATGGCGAGGGCAAAATTGCCAAAGTCTACCAGAACATCAATACCGAAACCCATGCCCGCGATATTTTGGCGGATTTGGGTTTGTAG
- a CDS encoding M15 family metallopeptidase, producing MNDDIPVARRQSTPAKKAQSSVPALRSRLVLGLVLVGLVLLAGWGIEKLPGSQQAADPQVLEETGQPSLPQPTVQNGRPSLLGHYAYSEAPADSLRVVGHYRGREVRLRQGAAESYLRMSEAARAAGIRLVPISGFRSMAEQEFLFFQLAQSRALRPEERAAVSAPPGYSEHHTGYAIDLGDAGFPQWDTQEAFETTPAFQWLQSNAARFGFELSFPRNNPQGVNYEPWHWRFVGDRDSLETFYAPQIKPFPNQPNQTETPTLPSSRGRRAGSEG from the coding sequence ATGAACGACGACATTCCGGTCGCCCGTCGCCAGTCCACTCCGGCGAAAAAAGCGCAAAGTTCGGTGCCTGCCCTGAGGTCCCGTCTAGTCTTGGGCCTGGTGCTGGTTGGGCTAGTGCTCCTGGCGGGTTGGGGGATAGAGAAGTTACCGGGATCCCAGCAGGCGGCGGATCCCCAAGTTCTGGAAGAAACCGGTCAGCCCTCTCTGCCGCAGCCAACTGTGCAGAATGGGCGACCTTCTCTGTTGGGGCACTATGCCTATTCCGAAGCCCCTGCAGACAGCTTGCGGGTGGTGGGCCACTACCGCGGTCGCGAGGTGCGCCTACGCCAGGGGGCTGCTGAAAGTTACCTACGCATGAGCGAAGCAGCTCGAGCTGCCGGGATCCGCCTTGTCCCCATTTCCGGGTTTCGCTCCATGGCGGAGCAGGAATTCTTGTTTTTTCAATTGGCTCAATCCCGAGCCTTGCGACCCGAGGAACGAGCTGCTGTCAGTGCTCCCCCTGGCTACAGCGAGCACCACACTGGCTATGCCATCGACCTTGGGGATGCCGGGTTTCCGCAGTGGGATACTCAAGAAGCCTTTGAGACCACCCCGGCCTTCCAGTGGCTGCAGAGCAACGCGGCCCGCTTTGGCTTTGAGCTGTCTTTCCCCAGAAACAACCCTCAGGGGGTGAATTACGAACCCTGGCACTGGCGCTTTGTGGGCGACCGTGACAGCCTGGAGACCTTCTACGCTCCCCAAATCAAACCATTCCCAAATCAGCCCAATCAAACCGAGACCCCTACTCTCCCGTCTTCCAGAGGGAGAAGAGCTGGGAGTGAGGGCTGA
- the zds gene encoding 9,9'-di-cis-zeta-carotene desaturase, whose protein sequence is MRVAIIGAGLAGLVTAVDLVEAGHEVQLYEARPFVGGKVGSWQDADGNHIEMGLHVFFCNYSNLFALMKKVGAYENLLPKQHTHTFVNRGGQTASLDFRFPLGAPFNGLKAFFTTEQLSWADKLRNALALGTSPLIRGLLDYEGAMRQIRALDRMSFADWFRRHGGSEGSLKRMWNPIAYALGFIDTEQISARCMLTIFQMFASKTEASKLNFLKGSPDTYLTQPIVRYIQARGGQIHTRRGVSRIEVNDSPPYAVTGLLLANGERVEADVYVCATAVEGAKRLIPEVWRQWPQFDNLYKLESVPVATVQLRFDGWVTELNPQGQAKRASQHPEALGIDNLLYTADADFSCFADLALTSPADYYKPGQGSLLQCVLTPGDPFISMPNEQIAQHVLHQVHELFPSSRQLNMTWYSVVKLAHSLYREAPGMDPYRPQQKTPVPNFFFAGSYTAQDYIDSMEGATLSGHLAAQAILAAHRDPQ, encoded by the coding sequence ATGCGGGTAGCCATTATTGGGGCCGGATTGGCCGGGTTGGTGACGGCAGTCGATTTGGTTGAAGCAGGACACGAGGTGCAGCTCTACGAGGCGCGGCCTTTTGTCGGCGGCAAGGTGGGATCCTGGCAGGATGCCGATGGCAACCACATCGAGATGGGGCTGCACGTTTTTTTCTGCAACTACAGCAATTTGTTTGCCCTGATGAAAAAGGTGGGGGCCTACGAGAACCTGCTGCCCAAGCAACACACCCACACCTTTGTCAACCGAGGTGGGCAAACGGCCAGTCTGGATTTTCGCTTTCCCCTGGGGGCGCCTTTCAACGGCCTCAAAGCTTTTTTCACCACCGAGCAGCTCTCTTGGGCGGACAAGCTGCGCAACGCCTTAGCGCTGGGCACCAGCCCTTTGATTCGCGGCTTGCTGGACTATGAAGGGGCAATGCGGCAAATTCGCGCCTTGGATCGGATGAGCTTTGCCGATTGGTTTCGGCGGCATGGGGGATCCGAAGGTAGCCTGAAGCGGATGTGGAACCCGATTGCCTATGCCTTGGGCTTTATTGACACGGAGCAGATTTCTGCCCGCTGCATGCTGACGATCTTTCAGATGTTTGCCAGCAAAACAGAGGCCTCCAAGCTCAATTTCCTCAAGGGATCCCCGGACACCTATCTCACTCAGCCTATCGTCCGCTACATCCAAGCCCGTGGGGGCCAGATCCACACCCGCAGAGGGGTCAGCCGCATTGAAGTGAACGACTCTCCTCCCTACGCGGTGACCGGCTTGCTCTTGGCCAATGGAGAGCGGGTGGAGGCAGATGTGTATGTGTGTGCAACGGCAGTGGAAGGGGCCAAACGGCTGATCCCGGAAGTATGGCGGCAGTGGCCTCAGTTCGACAACCTCTACAAGCTGGAATCCGTACCTGTGGCCACGGTGCAGTTGCGCTTCGATGGCTGGGTGACGGAGCTGAACCCCCAAGGCCAGGCCAAACGAGCCAGCCAACACCCAGAGGCTCTGGGTATCGACAATCTCCTCTACACCGCCGATGCCGATTTTTCCTGCTTTGCCGATCTGGCCCTCACCAGCCCCGCCGACTACTACAAGCCGGGCCAGGGATCCCTGCTACAATGCGTGCTCACGCCGGGGGATCCCTTCATTTCCATGCCCAACGAGCAAATTGCCCAGCACGTGTTGCACCAAGTCCACGAGCTGTTTCCCTCATCCCGGCAGCTGAACATGACCTGGTACAGCGTGGTGAAACTGGCCCACTCCCTCTATCGAGAAGCGCCGGGCATGGATCCCTATCGCCCGCAGCAAAAGACTCCCGTGCCCAACTTCTTTTTTGCCGGCAGCTACACCGCCCAAGACTACATCGACAGCATGGAAGGGGCCACTCTCTCCGGCCACCTGGCTGCTCAGGCCATTCTGGCTGCCCACAGGGATCCCCAATAG
- a CDS encoding Uma2 family endonuclease: MIALNLQPAVNLTDEVFEQLCRRNPELRLERTAQGELIAMAPAGSESSRQNLSLSAQLWQWNRQTQLGVAFDSSAGFALPNGAIRSPDAAWMPKERWQQLTPEQRRRFAPLCPDFVLELKSPTDELAILQAKLQEYLDNGSQLGWLIDPESGKVYVYRTGQPVQVLERPTSLSGDPVLPGFVVDLTLIWE; encoded by the coding sequence ATGATCGCCCTCAACCTGCAGCCGGCTGTGAATTTAACCGATGAAGTTTTCGAGCAGCTCTGCCGGCGGAATCCTGAGCTGCGCCTGGAACGCACCGCCCAAGGAGAACTGATCGCCATGGCTCCTGCAGGCAGCGAAAGCAGTCGTCAAAACTTGAGCCTTAGCGCCCAGCTCTGGCAGTGGAACCGGCAAACTCAGCTTGGTGTGGCCTTTGACTCTTCCGCCGGTTTTGCCTTGCCCAATGGGGCCATTCGCTCTCCCGATGCCGCTTGGATGCCCAAAGAGCGCTGGCAGCAGCTCACCCCAGAGCAGCGCCGTCGGTTTGCTCCTCTGTGCCCTGACTTTGTGCTGGAACTGAAGTCTCCTACTGACGAGCTGGCCATCCTTCAGGCCAAGCTGCAGGAGTACCTGGACAACGGATCCCAACTGGGCTGGTTAATCGACCCGGAAAGCGGGAAGGTCTATGTCTATCGCACAGGTCAGCCGGTGCAAGTTTTGGAGCGACCTACCAGCTTGTCTGGGGATCCCGTTCTCCCTGGCTTTGTGGTGGATCTCACCTTAATCTGGGAATAG
- a CDS encoding Uma2 family endonuclease yields MIALNLQPAVNLTDEVFEQLCRQNPELRLERTAQGELIAMAPAGSESGFRNADLLGQLWQWNRRKNLGLVFDSSAGFALPNGAIRSPDAAWVAKERWQQLTPEQRRRFAPLCPDFVLELKSPTDELATLEAKLQEFLDNGSQLGWLIDPESRQVHVYRPGQPVQVLEQPVSLSGDPVLPGFVMDLTLIWG; encoded by the coding sequence ATGATTGCCCTCAACCTGCAGCCGGCTGTGAATTTAACCGATGAAGTTTTCGAGCAGCTTTGTCGGCAGAATCCTGAGCTGCGCCTGGAACGCACCGCCCAAGGAGAACTGATCGCCATGGCCCCTGCAGGCAGCGAAAGTGGATTCCGCAATGCCGACCTACTGGGCCAACTTTGGCAGTGGAATCGACGCAAGAACTTAGGTCTTGTCTTCGACTCTTCTGCAGGTTTTGCCCTGCCCAATGGGGCCATTCGCTCTCCCGATGCCGCCTGGGTTGCCAAAGAGCGCTGGCAGCAGCTCACCCCAGAGCAGCGCCGTCGTTTTGCTCCCCTCTGCCCTGACTTTGTGCTGGAACTGAAGTCCCCTACCGATGAGCTGGCCACCCTTGAGGCCAAGTTGCAGGAGTTCCTAGACAACGGATCCCAACTGGGCTGGTTAATTGACCCGGAAAGTCGCCAAGTCCACGTCTATCGCCCCGGTCAGCCGGTACAAGTTTTGGAGCAGCCTGTGAGTTTGTCTGGGGATCCCGTTCTTCCTGGCTTTGTTATGGATCTCACCCTAATCTGGGGATAA
- a CDS encoding cytosine deaminase: MQIPGVAHYWLLNAQVPLSVLKEAVPGAVPNRDNLVLLDLEIEGGQIRQIQAATGIPPQGIPSVDLRRGQVWPCFVDIHTHLDKGHVWPRTPNPDGTFAGARQAGQEDWVKMKQAYDGDPEQFREDLYRRFSFGLRCSYAHGSQAVRTHLVCENPQVMGASWEVFVQLRREWAGKLELQAVTLLSLDAFLTPAAEKLADKVAEVGGILGGVAAMGPELDRQLDRVFALAKERGLALDFHTDETDDPGSLTLRHVAAAALRNDFPHQVVCGHCCSLAVQPPEVAHKTMALVREAGIAVVSLPMCNLYLQARNPGHTPRWRGVTLLHELKALGVPVMIASDNCRDPFYGFGDHDGLEVFREATRILHLDTPYGDWPQAITTTPARIMGLTERGQIGVGLPADLVLFKGRGFDELLSRPQHDRVVLRQGQAIDTTLPDYSELDDLMERVGAAVSSGSKQ, from the coding sequence ATGCAGATCCCCGGCGTTGCCCACTACTGGCTGCTGAATGCTCAGGTTCCCCTGTCGGTACTGAAGGAGGCGGTGCCAGGAGCTGTCCCCAACCGCGATAACCTGGTGTTGCTGGATCTGGAAATCGAAGGGGGGCAGATCCGCCAAATCCAGGCGGCAACAGGGATCCCGCCCCAGGGGATCCCCAGCGTGGATCTAAGGCGGGGCCAAGTGTGGCCGTGTTTTGTGGACATCCATACCCACCTGGACAAGGGGCATGTGTGGCCGCGCACCCCCAATCCCGATGGTACCTTTGCCGGGGCGAGGCAGGCCGGCCAGGAAGATTGGGTGAAGATGAAGCAAGCCTATGACGGGGATCCGGAGCAGTTTCGGGAGGATCTCTACCGTCGCTTCAGCTTTGGTTTGCGCTGCAGCTATGCCCATGGATCCCAGGCGGTGCGCACCCATCTGGTCTGTGAGAACCCTCAGGTTATGGGGGCCAGCTGGGAGGTGTTTGTCCAGTTGCGCCGAGAGTGGGCGGGCAAGCTGGAACTCCAGGCGGTCACGCTTTTGAGCTTGGATGCCTTTCTCACCCCTGCAGCAGAAAAGCTGGCGGACAAGGTGGCGGAAGTGGGCGGGATCCTGGGTGGGGTGGCGGCGATGGGGCCGGAACTGGATCGGCAATTGGATCGGGTGTTTGCCCTGGCCAAGGAGCGGGGCTTGGCTCTGGACTTTCATACGGATGAGACGGACGATCCGGGATCCCTCACGTTGAGACACGTGGCAGCGGCGGCCTTGCGCAACGATTTTCCCCATCAGGTGGTGTGTGGCCATTGCTGTAGCCTGGCCGTGCAACCGCCGGAGGTGGCCCACAAGACTATGGCCTTGGTCAGAGAGGCGGGAATTGCCGTGGTCAGCCTGCCCATGTGTAATCTCTATTTGCAAGCCCGTAACCCCGGCCATACCCCCCGTTGGCGGGGAGTGACCCTGCTCCACGAGCTGAAAGCCTTGGGCGTGCCGGTGATGATAGCCAGCGATAACTGTCGGGATCCCTTTTATGGCTTTGGGGATCACGACGGCCTGGAGGTGTTCCGGGAGGCCACCCGCATTTTGCACCTGGATACCCCCTATGGGGATTGGCCCCAGGCGATTACCACCACCCCTGCCCGCATCATGGGCTTGACCGAGCGAGGGCAAATTGGGGTGGGCTTGCCGGCAGATCTGGTGCTGTTCAAGGGACGTGGCTTTGACGAGCTGCTCTCGCGACCCCAACATGACCGGGTGGTGTTGCGTCAGGGGCAGGCCATCGACACCACTTTGCCGGACTACAGCGAGCTGGACGACCTAATGGAGAGGGTGGGAGCAGCGGTTAGTTCTGGCTCCAAGCAGTAG